One Salipiger sp. CCB-MM3 genomic window carries:
- a CDS encoding ABC transporter ATP-binding protein → MSDILRIRDLRVATAEGVELLHGVSLDLEQGEILGLIGESGAGKSTIGLASMGYGRGGCRITGGSIELAGHDLASSTRSEREAVRGARIAYVAQSAAAAFNPAHRLERQIMEGPLRHGLMSAGEARAWMIELFTALGLPEPETFGRRYPHQVSGGQLQRAMVAMAMSCKPDILVLDEPTTALDVTTQIEVLLLLRETIRKYGTSALYITHDLAVIAQVADRLMVLRHGAEVETGTTEQILSAPREEYTQRLVSERQASLNAEAGAHHRTGEEILRVDHVSAAYGKTPVLHDVDLSVKRGETVAIVGESGSGKSTLARLVAGLLPPSAGQVQFDGQALPTSYRKRGPDLLRRIQLIYQLPDVALNPRQTVAETIGRPLQTFRGLKGRAQRDKVARLLDLIGLPAEMAGRLPGALSGGQKQRVCIARALAAEPDLMICDEVTSALDPLVAEDILRLLRKLQDELGMTYLFITHDLSVVRRLADRTVVMQKGRIVEEADTATLFDAPRDSYTRKLLDSVPQLDRGWLDKVLAARAS, encoded by the coding sequence ATGAGCGATATCCTTCGTATCCGCGACCTGCGCGTCGCCACCGCCGAGGGGGTGGAGCTGCTGCATGGCGTGTCGCTCGACCTCGAGCAAGGCGAGATCCTCGGCCTGATCGGCGAAAGCGGCGCGGGCAAATCGACCATCGGCCTTGCGTCGATGGGCTATGGGCGCGGCGGCTGCCGGATCACCGGCGGCAGCATTGAACTGGCGGGCCACGATCTGGCGTCGTCAACAAGGTCCGAGCGCGAGGCCGTGCGCGGCGCGCGCATCGCCTATGTGGCGCAGAGCGCGGCGGCGGCCTTCAACCCCGCGCACCGGCTGGAACGGCAGATCATGGAAGGCCCGCTGCGGCACGGCCTGATGAGCGCCGGTGAGGCCCGCGCCTGGATGATCGAGCTGTTTACCGCGCTCGGCCTGCCCGAGCCCGAAACCTTCGGTCGCCGCTACCCGCATCAGGTCTCTGGCGGGCAGCTGCAGCGGGCGATGGTCGCCATGGCCATGTCCTGCAAGCCCGACATCCTCGTGCTCGACGAGCCGACCACGGCGCTCGACGTGACCACGCAGATCGAGGTGCTGCTGCTGCTGCGTGAGACGATCCGCAAATACGGCACTTCGGCGCTCTACATCACCCATGATCTCGCGGTGATCGCGCAGGTCGCCGACCGGCTGATGGTTCTGCGCCACGGCGCCGAGGTCGAGACCGGGACCACCGAGCAGATCCTGAGCGCCCCGCGCGAGGAGTACACGCAGCGGCTGGTCTCGGAACGGCAAGCGAGCCTCAACGCCGAGGCGGGGGCGCATCACCGTACCGGCGAAGAGATCCTGCGGGTGGATCACGTCTCTGCCGCCTACGGCAAGACGCCTGTGCTGCATGACGTCGATCTGTCGGTGAAACGCGGCGAGACCGTCGCCATCGTCGGCGAGTCCGGTTCGGGCAAATCCACGCTGGCGCGGCTGGTCGCGGGGCTTTTGCCCCCTTCGGCGGGGCAGGTGCAGTTCGACGGACAGGCGCTTCCGACAAGCTACCGCAAGCGCGGCCCGGATCTGCTGCGCCGCATCCAGCTGATCTATCAGCTTCCCGACGTGGCGCTGAACCCGCGCCAGACCGTAGCCGAGACCATCGGCCGCCCGCTGCAGACCTTCCGCGGGCTGAAGGGCAGGGCGCAACGGGACAAGGTCGCGCGGCTTCTGGATCTGATCGGCCTGCCCGCCGAGATGGCCGGGCGTTTGCCCGGTGCCCTGTCCGGTGGGCAGAAACAGCGCGTCTGCATCGCCCGTGCGCTTGCCGCAGAGCCTGATCTGATGATCTGCGACGAGGTCACCTCGGCGCTCGATCCGCTGGTCGCCGAGGACATCCTGCGCCTGCTGCGCAAGCTGCAGGACGAGCTTGGCATGACCTACCTCTTCATCACCCACGATCTGTCGGTGGTGCGCCGCCTCGCTGACCGCACGGTGGTCATGCAGAAGGGCCGGATCGTCGAAGAGGCGGACACCGCCACGCTGTTTGACGCGCCGCGCGATTCCTACACCCGCAAGCTGCTGGACTCGGTGCCGCAGCTGGATCGTGGGTGGCTCGACAAGGTGCTGGCCGCCCGCGCGTCCTGA